A portion of the Terriglobia bacterium genome contains these proteins:
- a CDS encoding magnesium chelatase encodes MKNPSTLGELKQSTFADPLLCTRTVKDEMRANLLVKMESGAPLFPGIHGYDETVIPQLANAILSRHNMILLGLRGQAKSRILRALTSLLDENVPVVTGCEINDHPLRPICHACRVRIEQDADRTPVTFLSREQRYVEKLATPDVTIADMIGDVDPIRAARAGLQLSDQLTMHYGLLPRANRGIFAINELPDLAGKIQVGLFNILQEGDVQIKGYPIRLALDVVMVFTANPEDYTARGKIITPLKDRIGSEIRTHYPPTLELGMKITRQEAWVDRYADGRLNVPAFIAEVVEAIAFEAREDKKVDKRSGVSQRLPITALENVVSNAERRAILNLEKKIVPRISDIYASLPSLTGKLELEYEGELKGADAVAKDLIRGAVSRVFSEYFRVSDLQQIVQWFDLGGSLKISDTTPAADALKQLKIIQGLVERTSDLNVKPKLEPEAAVSAAEFILEGLYANRKISRSEEKGYHAPERRAAETLREEFPRGRNPYQ; translated from the coding sequence ATGAAGAATCCTTCTACGCTGGGAGAACTCAAGCAATCAACCTTTGCGGACCCGCTATTATGCACCCGCACTGTCAAGGACGAGATGCGGGCTAATCTCCTGGTCAAAATGGAATCCGGCGCCCCTCTTTTCCCGGGCATTCACGGATACGATGAGACCGTGATCCCTCAGCTTGCTAACGCCATTCTCTCGAGACACAACATGATCCTGCTGGGTCTGCGCGGCCAGGCCAAGAGCCGGATCCTCCGCGCCCTCACTTCACTGCTGGATGAGAACGTCCCTGTCGTAACCGGGTGCGAGATTAATGACCATCCCTTGCGGCCCATCTGCCACGCTTGCCGTGTCAGGATCGAACAGGATGCGGACCGGACTCCCGTCACCTTCCTCTCCCGTGAACAGCGGTATGTGGAAAAGCTGGCCACGCCGGATGTCACCATCGCCGACATGATCGGGGATGTAGATCCGATTCGGGCCGCTCGCGCGGGGTTGCAGCTCTCTGACCAATTGACCATGCATTATGGCTTGCTTCCACGGGCCAATCGCGGCATTTTTGCCATTAATGAATTGCCGGACCTGGCGGGAAAAATACAGGTGGGGCTGTTTAATATTCTGCAGGAAGGCGATGTCCAAATTAAGGGATATCCGATCCGGTTGGCGCTCGATGTTGTGATGGTCTTCACGGCGAACCCCGAGGACTACACCGCCCGAGGAAAAATCATCACGCCGTTGAAAGACAGGATTGGAAGCGAGATTCGCACCCACTATCCCCCCACGCTTGAGTTGGGCATGAAGATCACCCGCCAGGAAGCCTGGGTGGACCGGTATGCGGATGGCCGGTTGAACGTTCCGGCGTTTATTGCCGAAGTGGTTGAGGCGATCGCGTTTGAGGCGCGCGAAGATAAGAAGGTGGACAAGCGGTCCGGGGTCAGCCAGCGCCTTCCTATTACGGCGTTGGAAAACGTGGTGTCCAATGCAGAAAGACGCGCCATCCTCAACCTGGAAAAGAAGATCGTCCCCCGGATCAGCGACATTTACGCTTCGCTCCCATCTCTTACGGGAAAACTCGAGCTGGAGTACGAGGGCGAGTTGAAGGGGGCCGACGCGGTGGCGAAAGATCTGATCCGCGGCGCCGTCTCCCGGGTGTTTTCAGAATACTTCCGCGTTTCGGATCTGCAGCAGATCGTGCAATGGTTTGATCTGGGCGGCTCCCTCAAAATCTCGGACACAACTCCCGCGGCTGACGCCCTGAAGCAACTCAAGATCATACAGGGGTTGGTTGAGCGAACCAGCGACCTGAATGTAAAGCCGAAGTTGGAGCCCGAAGCGGCAGTGTCGGCCGCCGAATTCATCCTGGAAGGTCTTTACGCGAACCGCAAGATCAGTCGAAGCGAGGAGAAGGGCTACCACGCACCCGAGCGCCGGGCCGCCGAAACATTGCGCGAGGAGTTTCCGCGCGGGCGAAATCCATACCAGTGA
- a CDS encoding peptidase codes for MTTSIVDIKAKLKQFEIAEMWFDSSILSENEQKVMQKLIDASKCMDEIFWRQSGRGAVELRQRLKSSKSPSDHDLLHYLQIHYGPYDRINHFEPFVGDRPKPSGAGFYPEDLTAEEFADYVRLHPDEQAALESAYTVIKREGDRLVAVPYHEEYAEFLAPAAQALRAAAGFAESESLKTYLLSRADALLSDEFYQSDCDWIDLDDPTFDLVIGPYEVYEDKLMGLKASYEGVVMFKDVEASEALDVYVQRLQELERNLPIPDSWKQLNRTLTSPMIVVEDIYRGGDIRAGYQAVAFVLPNDPKVRELKGSKKIFHKNFLDARLNTVIKPLAQQLLVPDQVALVTDEGFFNFVAMHELAHALGPNYTVGQSTPVPINKALGSHYSGIEEGKADVVGLHSLNYFIDRGVIDPKREPEHYVSYLGGLFRTIRFGTDEAHGRASLFEFAFLRGEGAIEYDRTSERFSVNFSKFRGAVQKLANLFMTVEAEGDVSKAEELLMTYGEVSPELKEALDRCAHVPVEFEPIFLLH; via the coding sequence ATGACAACCTCCATCGTGGATATCAAGGCTAAACTGAAACAATTCGAAATTGCCGAAATGTGGTTCGATTCCTCGATCCTCAGCGAGAATGAACAGAAGGTGATGCAGAAGTTGATTGACGCCTCGAAATGCATGGATGAGATTTTCTGGCGGCAGAGTGGCCGAGGCGCCGTGGAGTTGCGTCAACGGCTGAAGAGCTCAAAGAGCCCCAGTGATCACGATCTGCTGCATTATCTTCAAATTCATTACGGTCCCTATGATCGCATTAACCATTTTGAGCCCTTCGTGGGTGATCGCCCGAAGCCCTCCGGCGCAGGGTTCTACCCCGAGGATTTGACCGCGGAGGAGTTTGCCGATTACGTTCGACTCCATCCAGATGAACAGGCGGCCCTGGAGAGCGCCTACACTGTGATCAAACGCGAGGGGGACCGGCTTGTGGCCGTGCCCTACCATGAAGAGTATGCGGAGTTCCTGGCTCCGGCGGCCCAGGCCTTGCGCGCGGCGGCCGGGTTTGCGGAGTCGGAGTCTTTGAAAACTTATCTGCTCAGCCGTGCCGACGCCTTGCTTTCAGATGAATTTTATCAGAGTGATTGTGATTGGATCGACTTGGATGATCCCACCTTTGATCTCGTGATCGGCCCTTATGAAGTGTATGAAGACAAGTTGATGGGCCTCAAGGCCAGTTACGAGGGTGTGGTGATGTTCAAAGATGTGGAGGCCAGCGAAGCCCTGGACGTGTACGTGCAGCGGTTACAGGAGCTGGAACGAAACCTCCCGATCCCCGATTCCTGGAAGCAGCTCAACCGAACGTTGACCTCACCCATGATCGTGGTTGAAGATATCTACCGCGGAGGGGATATCCGGGCCGGATATCAGGCCGTGGCGTTCGTGCTGCCGAACGACCCCAAGGTCCGTGAGCTCAAAGGTTCAAAGAAGATCTTCCACAAAAATTTTCTGGATGCACGCCTCAACACGGTGATCAAACCCCTGGCTCAGCAACTCCTGGTCCCAGACCAGGTGGCCCTGGTAACCGACGAAGGGTTCTTCAATTTTGTCGCGATGCATGAGTTGGCTCATGCGCTCGGCCCCAACTACACGGTGGGCCAATCCACACCGGTCCCCATCAACAAGGCACTCGGATCTCATTACAGTGGAATTGAGGAAGGAAAAGCGGACGTCGTGGGACTCCACAGCTTGAATTACTTTATTGACCGGGGAGTGATCGATCCAAAGCGGGAGCCGGAACACTACGTCTCCTACCTGGGCGGACTGTTTCGCACGATTCGGTTCGGGACCGACGAAGCCCATGGCCGTGCCAGCCTCTTCGAGTTTGCATTCTTGCGCGGCGAGGGGGCCATCGAATACGACCGCACCAGCGAGAGGTTCTCGGTCAATTTCAGCAAGTTTCGCGGGGCCGTCCAGAAGCTGGCCAACCTTTTTATGACGGTGGAGGCAGAAGGGGATGTCTCCAAGGCGGAAGAGTTGCTGATGACCTATGGAGAGGTCTCCCCGGAGTTGAAGGAGGCGCTCGATCGATGCGCCCACGTTCCGGTCGAATTTGAACCCATCTTCTTGTTGCACTGA
- the mutT gene encoding 8-oxo-dGTP diphosphatase MutT has translation MSSPVKAQFQIAVGIVERNGRVLISKRKPDAHSGDLWEFPGGKVHEGEAPEQAVVRELREELGIGVRVDRFYARVEHEYPDRRIELLAYLCVLEEGKPTPIHCAACEWVTFSDLGRHSFPEANSALIKRLTEQGTK, from the coding sequence ATGTCGTCTCCCGTCAAAGCGCAATTTCAAATCGCCGTTGGCATCGTTGAACGGAACGGCCGGGTCCTCATTTCCAAGCGGAAGCCTGACGCTCACTCCGGCGATCTGTGGGAGTTCCCGGGCGGGAAGGTCCATGAGGGAGAAGCTCCGGAACAGGCGGTTGTCCGGGAATTGCGCGAAGAATTGGGAATTGGGGTGCGCGTGGATCGTTTTTACGCGCGCGTGGAGCATGAGTATCCGGATCGAAGGATTGAGCTGCTTGCCTATTTGTGCGTGCTGGAAGAAGGGAAGCCGACCCCCATTCACTGCGCTGCCTGTGAATGGGTGACTTTTTCCGATCTTGGCCGGCACTCGTTTCCCGAGGCCAACTCGGCATTGATCAAGAGACTGACGGAACAGGGAACGAAATAG
- a CDS encoding VWA domain-containing protein — protein sequence MSAIKYGKYVPGELDDLSLEDLLNKLSDFLLQSGFHDAYGFYEMTGEQSLEELHNAILQALMDTDLFSQEMLQQMLEDSEAYQDSPLKQMIDRLIERMEREGYLSVDREGSERRNPRDRSSQGGWTGPDSASASARFEITDKAIDFLGFKTLRDLLGSLGKSSFGRHDTRDLSTGIETSGASKPYEFGDTMNLDISATLLSALSRNGLGVPIDLDYQDLAVHQSEYQSSCATVLMLDCSHSMILYGEDRFTPAKKVALALSHLIRTQYPGDSLNLVLFHDSAEEVPLSQLARVQVGPYYTNTREGLRLAQRILDRQRKDMKQIVMITDGKPSALTQGDGRIYKNAFGLDPLVLSETFKEVASCKKAGIMINTFMLARDHDLVNFVKKVTEMCRGKAYFTTPFTLGQYLLMDFMQKKTKTIH from the coding sequence ATGTCCGCGATTAAGTACGGAAAATATGTTCCGGGTGAGCTTGACGATTTGAGCCTGGAAGACCTGCTCAACAAGCTTTCCGATTTCCTGTTGCAGAGCGGTTTCCATGACGCCTATGGCTTCTATGAGATGACGGGGGAGCAAAGCCTCGAGGAGTTGCACAACGCCATTCTGCAGGCCCTCATGGACACCGATCTGTTTTCTCAGGAGATGCTTCAGCAGATGCTGGAGGATTCTGAGGCGTATCAGGATTCACCGCTGAAGCAGATGATCGATCGCCTGATTGAACGGATGGAGCGGGAGGGGTATCTCTCGGTGGATCGGGAAGGATCGGAACGCCGGAATCCCCGGGACCGCTCGTCCCAGGGAGGATGGACGGGGCCCGACTCCGCCTCCGCCTCCGCCCGATTTGAGATCACCGACAAGGCCATCGATTTTCTTGGCTTCAAGACCTTGAGAGATTTGTTGGGCTCGTTGGGCAAGTCTTCGTTCGGACGTCATGACACCCGCGACCTGTCCACAGGGATCGAAACGTCGGGAGCCTCCAAACCTTACGAATTCGGCGACACCATGAACCTGGACATCTCGGCTACCCTGTTGAGTGCCTTAAGCCGCAACGGCCTGGGCGTCCCGATTGATCTGGATTACCAGGACCTGGCCGTCCACCAGTCCGAATACCAGAGCTCCTGCGCCACAGTGCTGATGCTCGATTGTTCTCATTCCATGATTCTATACGGCGAAGATCGATTTACCCCTGCGAAAAAAGTGGCTCTGGCACTCTCGCACCTGATTCGCACCCAGTACCCGGGCGATTCGTTGAACCTGGTTCTGTTCCATGACTCGGCCGAAGAAGTTCCCCTCTCGCAGCTGGCCCGCGTCCAGGTGGGGCCGTATTACACCAACACGCGGGAGGGCCTGCGGCTGGCACAGCGTATCCTCGATCGCCAGCGGAAGGACATGAAACAGATTGTCATGATCACCGATGGCAAGCCTTCCGCGCTGACCCAGGGCGACGGCCGCATTTACAAGAATGCCTTTGGCCTCGATCCGCTGGTGCTGAGCGAAACTTTCAAGGAAGTCGCCAGCTGCAAGAAGGCCGGGATCATGATCAACACCTTCATGCTGGCCCGGGATCATGACCTCGTCAATTTCGTCAAGAAGGTCACCGAGATGTGCCGCGGGAAGGCCTACTTCACCACCCCCTTCACCCTCGGCCAGTATCTCCTCATGGACTTCATGCAGAAGAAGACCAAGACAATACACTGA
- a CDS encoding M1 family metallopeptidase, producing MKKTLLMILSVWIGLLSAVLIAPAALSQQIVQYQIAARLDPQAKAVTGSETIMWLNPSTDEIRELQFHLYLNAFKNEKSTFMRESGGQLRGDRAEDGKWGYVDIQSMKLDSGYDLKPTMKFIHPDDDNADDQTVMTVTLPEPVQPNERITLKIDFYSKLPRVFARTGFFGNFYMVGQWFPKIGVYESAGMRYATKGQWNCHQFHATSEFYADYGAYHVDITVPSNYVVGATGVEQGNHLNKDGTTTHTFVQEDVHDFAWTADPTYIRLERVFDASRMTTEAEISEMARRMGRPPEDVRLQNVRMILLIHPEHAAQADRHFRALEFGLKYFGLWYGKYPYPTITVVDPAYKAGGAAGMEYPTLITAGTSWLPEKPPSGLEEVVIHEFGHQYWYGMVGSNEFEESWLDEGFNTYSTSQVIDTAYGPSSIAIPFMGIPFSWFISSIRYFEDTLNRGETLGSTRRDYIVRNAWQYYDQTSYGVNSYPRTAATLRTLQHLVGDQTFARIMRTYFERWRFKHPNSNDFRAVVNEVAGRDMNWFFDQLVYSSDTLDYAVDNVTSERQRLSLGIFEDPAGKRREVTEEERKKQEKESGNSKKQDQALYESEVTVRRMGGVVVPVEVRVVFENGEQFNTTFDGQYRWTRYHFLKPTKVRYAEVDPEHKLLLDVNFSNNSRTLESHHGAVVKWTSKIMFWIQNLLMSLMSLV from the coding sequence ATGAAAAAGACGCTTTTGATGATCCTGTCAGTGTGGATCGGACTTTTATCGGCCGTTTTGATCGCGCCGGCGGCCCTCAGCCAGCAGATTGTGCAGTATCAGATCGCCGCCCGGCTTGACCCCCAGGCCAAGGCCGTCACAGGGAGCGAAACCATAATGTGGCTGAACCCTTCGACTGACGAGATTCGCGAACTCCAGTTTCATCTCTATCTGAACGCCTTTAAGAATGAAAAGTCCACCTTCATGCGCGAGTCGGGGGGGCAACTGCGGGGCGACCGGGCGGAGGATGGGAAATGGGGTTACGTGGACATCCAATCGATGAAGCTGGATTCCGGTTATGATTTGAAGCCCACCATGAAATTCATTCATCCCGATGATGACAATGCCGACGATCAGACGGTGATGACCGTGACCCTCCCGGAGCCGGTGCAGCCCAATGAACGCATCACACTGAAGATCGATTTCTATTCAAAACTTCCCCGCGTATTCGCCCGGACCGGGTTTTTTGGAAATTTTTACATGGTGGGGCAATGGTTTCCCAAGATTGGAGTTTATGAGAGTGCGGGGATGCGCTACGCGACCAAGGGACAATGGAATTGTCATCAGTTCCACGCGACCAGCGAGTTCTATGCAGATTATGGGGCTTATCACGTCGATATTACCGTCCCTTCGAACTACGTGGTTGGGGCGACCGGCGTGGAGCAGGGAAATCATCTGAACAAGGATGGCACCACCACACACACGTTTGTCCAGGAAGATGTTCATGATTTCGCCTGGACCGCGGATCCGACTTATATTCGCCTGGAGAGAGTCTTTGATGCGAGCCGAATGACGACGGAGGCGGAGATTTCGGAGATGGCCAGGCGGATGGGCCGCCCTCCCGAAGACGTGAGACTGCAAAATGTCAGAATGATCCTGCTGATCCATCCCGAGCATGCAGCGCAAGCGGACCGCCACTTCCGCGCCCTTGAATTCGGACTGAAGTATTTCGGGTTATGGTATGGCAAGTATCCTTACCCGACCATTACGGTTGTGGATCCCGCCTATAAGGCAGGAGGCGCTGCCGGCATGGAGTACCCGACGCTCATCACGGCGGGGACCAGCTGGCTGCCCGAAAAGCCTCCAAGCGGCCTGGAGGAAGTGGTGATTCACGAATTTGGGCATCAATACTGGTATGGCATGGTCGGGAGCAACGAATTCGAGGAGTCCTGGCTGGATGAGGGGTTTAATACTTACTCGACCTCCCAGGTCATCGATACCGCCTATGGACCGTCCTCCATCGCCATCCCTTTCATGGGAATCCCTTTCTCCTGGTTTATCTCCTCGATTAGATATTTTGAGGACACGCTCAATCGGGGAGAGACCCTCGGGTCCACTCGCCGGGACTACATTGTGCGCAATGCCTGGCAGTACTATGACCAGACCAGCTATGGCGTGAATTCTTACCCGCGAACCGCGGCCACCCTGCGGACCTTGCAGCATCTTGTGGGAGACCAGACCTTTGCCCGGATAATGCGCACCTACTTTGAACGCTGGCGTTTCAAACATCCCAACAGCAACGATTTTCGCGCCGTCGTCAACGAAGTGGCGGGACGTGATATGAACTGGTTTTTTGACCAGTTGGTGTACTCCAGTGACACCTTGGATTATGCGGTCGACAATGTGACCAGCGAAAGACAGCGATTGAGCCTCGGAATCTTTGAGGATCCCGCCGGAAAGCGAAGGGAAGTGACAGAAGAGGAGCGGAAGAAACAGGAGAAAGAATCGGGGAATTCAAAGAAGCAGGACCAGGCCCTTTATGAGTCCGAAGTGACCGTGCGGCGGATGGGCGGGGTGGTGGTTCCGGTGGAGGTCCGGGTGGTGTTTGAAAATGGAGAGCAATTCAATACGACCTTTGACGGTCAATACCGGTGGACGCGATATCATTTTCTTAAGCCCACGAAGGTCCGATACGCCGAAGTGGATCCGGAACATAAGTTGCTCTTAGATGTGAATTTTTCCAACAACAGCCGTACCCTGGAATCGCATCACGGCGCGGTCGTGAAATGGACTTCTAAAATCATGTTTTGGATTCAGAATCTTCTCATGAGTTTAATGTCACTCGTTTAG
- a CDS encoding PilZ domain-containing protein, translating into MTNADALSILLKLEGSHVVVLGEDVEAEEWACHAAELGAEVRLVSPHPSDSFPPSRPGRDKITVVRRGFDDVDLRACDWVIVSLRDYDTCQLIARVARQHRAGCAFTHFPELGSLVIPRTFDFDSFQVLLPTTPGDPQFSRKISQAGRRFLPPEFSRVLHLLSSFEKKVLEQIEDPAHHSRVLDSLLDSSFPELAQAGRWEDAEALAEKVIHSYAQNHDRSQRASPRVGAHFTVQYRAENQPHHGTIFNLSRDGAFIATPEPLPKLTRITSLEFTLPSNEVIRNAEGFVVWENTPDQPRTPIYPPGFALMFESLSRDSLTAIEQYVLEQLK; encoded by the coding sequence GTGACCAACGCGGATGCGCTGTCGATCTTGTTGAAATTGGAGGGCTCACATGTGGTCGTCCTCGGAGAGGATGTTGAGGCAGAGGAGTGGGCCTGTCATGCGGCAGAATTAGGCGCGGAGGTCCGCCTTGTCTCTCCCCACCCGAGCGATTCGTTTCCTCCGTCGCGGCCCGGTCGGGACAAGATTACCGTCGTCCGGCGCGGGTTCGATGACGTTGATCTCCGGGCCTGCGATTGGGTTATCGTCTCTCTTCGGGACTATGACACCTGCCAACTCATCGCCCGCGTGGCCCGGCAGCATCGCGCCGGATGCGCGTTCACCCATTTTCCGGAACTTGGAAGTCTGGTCATTCCACGGACCTTTGACTTTGATTCCTTTCAAGTCCTCCTCCCGACTACGCCAGGCGATCCTCAATTCAGCAGGAAGATCTCCCAGGCCGGGCGTCGATTCCTTCCGCCTGAGTTCTCCCGGGTCCTGCATCTCCTCAGTTCCTTTGAGAAGAAGGTTCTCGAACAAATCGAGGATCCTGCGCACCATTCCCGCGTTCTCGATTCTCTACTTGATTCCTCATTTCCGGAATTGGCGCAGGCAGGACGCTGGGAGGATGCCGAGGCCCTGGCCGAAAAGGTGATTCATTCCTATGCTCAGAATCACGATCGAAGCCAGCGCGCCAGTCCGCGGGTGGGTGCGCACTTCACAGTTCAGTATCGCGCCGAGAATCAACCGCACCACGGAACAATCTTCAACCTCTCACGCGACGGGGCCTTCATTGCGACTCCTGAGCCGCTACCCAAACTGACCCGCATCACTTCCCTTGAATTCACCTTGCCCTCGAACGAAGTTATCCGGAACGCAGAGGGGTTTGTCGTGTGGGAGAACACCCCCGACCAGCCCAGGACGCCCATCTACCCGCCCGGATTCGCATTGATGTTTGAATCCCTCTCCCGGGACAGCCTCACCGCGATCGAACAGTATGTTTTGGAACAACTCAAGTAA
- a CDS encoding DUF2845 domain-containing protein produces MSDRSPILRREYSCRVAATISLAIFFLCGRASVLFAKDTVNTLSDENRIAILRGVSSEYARARVTLPRGEKPVVLNEKGDYNTNDLNAQVMKFGPAVDVGQEFQITRIEFRSQEILFEINGGGKKKRKWTDHLQIGLGGATQPASRPGPEPAATGSSLVLRFERAVPNLTADEVKQLLGRVMNFSPQSAAESYVETLPPEFKEAVANHEARVGMDHDMVVASLGRPDRKIREKNKDGVDQEQWIYGSPPAKVLFIIFEGDKVVSIKEF; encoded by the coding sequence ATGAGCGACAGGTCACCCATTCTGAGGCGAGAATACTCATGTCGAGTCGCCGCCACGATTTCTCTCGCCATCTTCTTCCTGTGCGGGCGGGCCTCGGTCCTTTTCGCCAAGGACACCGTCAATACCCTATCGGATGAGAATCGAATCGCCATTCTTCGTGGTGTCTCCAGCGAGTATGCCCGTGCGCGCGTGACACTTCCGCGCGGCGAGAAACCCGTCGTGTTGAATGAAAAGGGGGACTACAACACCAACGACTTGAATGCCCAGGTGATGAAGTTTGGACCTGCCGTGGACGTAGGACAGGAATTTCAGATCACGCGGATCGAATTCCGGTCCCAGGAGATCCTCTTTGAGATCAACGGCGGTGGAAAAAAGAAACGCAAATGGACCGACCATCTTCAAATTGGATTGGGGGGAGCCACTCAGCCGGCCTCCCGGCCCGGACCGGAGCCAGCGGCGACCGGGTCGTCCCTGGTCCTGCGCTTCGAACGCGCGGTCCCCAACCTGACTGCGGACGAGGTCAAGCAGTTGCTCGGCCGGGTCATGAACTTCAGTCCGCAATCCGCCGCCGAAAGCTATGTCGAGACCCTGCCGCCGGAATTTAAAGAGGCCGTGGCGAATCACGAGGCTCGCGTGGGCATGGACCATGACATGGTGGTCGCCTCCCTGGGGCGGCCCGACCGCAAGATCCGGGAGAAGAACAAAGACGGCGTGGATCAGGAGCAGTGGATTTACGGCTCTCCGCCGGCAAAGGTGTTATTCATCATCTTTGAGGGAGACAAGGTCGTCTCCATCAAAGAGTTCTGA